The following are encoded in a window of Sutcliffiella horikoshii genomic DNA:
- a CDS encoding spore germination protein, with the protein MENTTNLDNKDNLNEKVDQLKSLFSQSQDFVYKVHKNDGESFELLYIDSLVNLQYLDQYILPKLSECKDVSIKSHLQALFQIEEVTFKSMEDVASLLFEGNVIFYAGDSLLSLKAGEFPKRQPEESALETSIRGPKDGFVEDIKTNVSLIRRRLNTPSLCMEKFTIGKRSKTKVVLMYLNDVIDKKVLHEIRTRLNGVELDILTSAYELESSVRDRPYSVFPTMDFSGRPDFVVQVLNQGRFALLVDGNPTVSFAPVNLLLQTKSPEDTYISYAFVSIERLIRMFGIMVSGFLPGIWIAFSAFNIEQIPYLLVATISVSRFGLPLSAPIEMFIILFLFELFNEAGVRLPRAIGQTVAVLGGLIVGDAAIRAGLTSPTMLVVAATTYIASFTLVNQSLSSAITIIRFAVILISTFFGLFGVILSFILAVFYFSTLNSFGAPYFGSLAPISFTEIVKSFLKAPVQFYKSRTTSTSPDDATRGEHN; encoded by the coding sequence ATGGAAAACACAACCAACCTGGATAATAAAGATAATCTCAATGAAAAAGTTGATCAACTTAAATCTTTATTCAGTCAAAGCCAGGATTTTGTATACAAAGTACATAAAAACGATGGCGAATCATTTGAATTACTATACATAGACAGCCTTGTTAACCTCCAATATTTGGATCAATATATTTTACCTAAGCTTAGCGAATGTAAGGATGTTTCCATCAAGTCACATTTGCAGGCATTGTTTCAAATCGAGGAGGTCACCTTCAAATCGATGGAAGATGTGGCTTCTTTGCTTTTTGAAGGAAATGTAATTTTCTATGCAGGGGATAGTTTACTAAGTCTTAAGGCTGGTGAGTTTCCAAAGCGTCAACCGGAAGAATCAGCATTAGAAACCTCAATCAGAGGACCAAAAGACGGGTTTGTAGAGGACATTAAAACAAATGTTTCGTTGATAAGAAGGAGACTTAATACCCCTTCATTGTGCATGGAGAAATTTACTATAGGGAAACGGAGCAAGACAAAAGTAGTATTAATGTATCTTAATGATGTTATTGATAAGAAGGTTCTTCATGAAATAAGAACAAGACTAAATGGAGTCGAACTGGACATTTTGACTAGTGCTTATGAATTGGAATCCTCTGTTCGTGATCGTCCTTACTCTGTCTTTCCGACGATGGATTTTTCCGGAAGGCCTGACTTTGTTGTACAAGTCTTAAATCAAGGAAGATTTGCATTATTAGTGGATGGAAACCCTACTGTTTCGTTTGCACCGGTAAATTTATTATTGCAAACGAAATCTCCAGAAGATACCTATATAAGTTATGCTTTTGTTTCAATTGAGCGGTTAATAAGAATGTTTGGGATTATGGTTTCGGGTTTTTTGCCTGGTATTTGGATTGCTTTTTCCGCCTTTAATATAGAGCAAATACCATATTTACTTGTTGCTACCATATCGGTTTCACGTTTTGGGTTGCCATTGTCTGCACCGATCGAAATGTTTATCATCTTATTCCTGTTTGAATTATTTAATGAAGCAGGAGTACGCCTTCCACGAGCCATTGGACAGACGGTAGCGGTTCTTGGAGGTTTAATTGTCGGAGATGCAGCTATCCGAGCAGGTTTAACATCCCCAACCATGTTGGTGGTTGCTGCTACCACATATATTGCTTCCTTTACATTAGTGAACCAGTCTTTAAGTTCAGCCATTACTATCATTCGATTTGCTGTTATTTTGATAAGTACATTTTTCGGGTTATTTGGAGTGATCTTAAGCTTTATATTGGCTGTTTTCTATTTTTCCACCTTAAATTCATTTGGAGCGCCATACTTTGGATCGTTGGCACCTATTAGCTTTACAGAGATTGTGAAATCCTTTTTAAAGGCACCGGTCCAATTCTACAAGTCAAGAACTACCTCAACTAGTCCTGATGATGCAACAAGAGGTGAGCATAATTGA
- the mntR gene encoding transcriptional regulator MntR, which produces MPTPSMEDYIEQIYMLIEDKGYARVSDIAEALAVHPSSVTKMVQKLDKDQYLIYEKYRGLVLTTKGKKIGKRLVYRHELLEQFLRVIGVDEENIYEDVEGIEHHLSWNAIDRIGDLVQYFEEEKERVEALQTIQKQNEDNQ; this is translated from the coding sequence ATGCCTACCCCAAGTATGGAAGATTACATAGAACAGATTTACATGTTGATTGAAGATAAAGGATATGCACGGGTATCAGACATTGCCGAAGCATTGGCGGTACATCCCTCTTCTGTTACAAAAATGGTCCAGAAACTTGATAAGGACCAATATTTAATCTATGAAAAATATCGTGGACTGGTTCTTACCACTAAAGGAAAGAAAATCGGTAAGCGATTAGTATATCGACATGAATTACTCGAGCAGTTCTTGCGTGTGATAGGTGTAGATGAGGAAAATATTTATGAAGATGTGGAAGGTATTGAACATCACTTGAGCTGGAATGCCATTGATCGCATCGGGGATCTTGTTCAATATTTTGAAGAAGAAAAAGAACGCGTGGAAGCACTGCAAACCATCCAAAAGCAAAATGAAGATAATCAGTAA
- the gcvT gene encoding glycine cleavage system aminomethyltransferase GcvT, producing MTELKKTPLYDVYKEHGAKTIDFGGWDLPVQFSSIKEEHEAVRTKAGLFDVSHMGEIEVKGKDSLAYLQKMMTNDVSKLKDGGAQYTAMCYPDGGTVDDLLVYKKADEDYLLVVNASNIEKDFDWLKSHAIEEVEVTNISESIAQLAIQGPVAEKVLQKLTSTDLSEIKFFKFKENVEINGVSALVSRTGYTGEDGFEIYCQQEDAVKLWNTLLEAGKEDGLVPCGLGSRDTLRFEAKLALYGQELSKDITPIEAGIGFAVKTNKEEDFFGKEVLKEQKENGAPRSIVGIEMIDKGIPRHGYEVFVGEEQIGEVTTGTQSPTLKKNVGLALLKKEFTEFDTEVEVQVRKKRLKAKVVKAPFYQRPKN from the coding sequence ATGACTGAACTTAAAAAAACACCATTATATGATGTGTACAAAGAACATGGTGCAAAAACAATCGATTTTGGCGGATGGGATCTGCCTGTTCAATTTTCAAGCATCAAAGAAGAGCACGAAGCGGTTCGTACGAAAGCTGGATTATTCGATGTTTCCCACATGGGAGAAATTGAAGTGAAAGGAAAAGACAGTCTTGCTTACCTACAGAAAATGATGACAAACGACGTTTCCAAACTTAAAGACGGTGGCGCGCAATATACAGCAATGTGCTATCCGGACGGTGGGACGGTAGATGATTTACTGGTATACAAAAAAGCAGACGAGGATTACCTGCTTGTTGTAAATGCCTCTAATATTGAAAAAGATTTTGACTGGTTAAAAAGCCATGCTATAGAAGAAGTAGAAGTAACAAATATCTCAGAAAGCATCGCACAACTGGCTATACAGGGACCTGTAGCGGAGAAAGTTTTGCAAAAGCTGACAAGCACGGACCTTTCAGAGATCAAATTTTTTAAATTTAAAGAAAACGTAGAGATCAATGGAGTTTCTGCCCTGGTTTCTAGAACCGGCTACACCGGGGAAGACGGTTTTGAAATCTATTGTCAACAAGAAGACGCGGTCAAGCTTTGGAACACGTTGCTTGAAGCTGGAAAAGAAGACGGGCTGGTTCCTTGTGGATTAGGTTCCCGTGATACATTGCGCTTTGAAGCAAAGCTTGCTCTATACGGACAAGAGCTTTCAAAAGACATCACTCCGATTGAAGCTGGTATCGGTTTCGCGGTAAAAACGAACAAAGAAGAAGATTTCTTCGGAAAAGAAGTATTAAAAGAGCAAAAAGAAAACGGAGCACCTCGCAGTATTGTTGGGATTGAAATGATAGACAAAGGTATTCCGCGACACGGCTATGAAGTATTTGTCGGTGAGGAACAAATTGGGGAAGTGACAACAGGTACGCAATCTCCAACCCTAAAGAAAAATGTCGGCCTGGCACTTTTAAAGAAAGAATTCACTGAGTTTGATACAGAAGTGGAAGTGCAAGTTCGTAAAAAACGTCTTAAAGCAAAAGTGGTCAAAGCACCATTCTATCAACGTCCGAAAAACTAA
- a CDS encoding rhodanese-like domain-containing protein — protein MFIYQRKILTTLTEEEFRAGYRKAQLIDVREPKEYEGGHILGARNIPLSQMKMRIREVRPDQPVYIYCQNTMRSGRAAQMLKRKGYTQLYQLKGGFKQWGGKIRTKN, from the coding sequence ATGTTCATCTACCAACGTAAAATTCTAACAACCTTAACGGAAGAAGAATTTCGCGCAGGTTATCGTAAAGCGCAATTGATTGATGTCCGTGAACCAAAAGAGTATGAAGGCGGACACATTCTTGGCGCAAGAAACATTCCTTTGTCTCAAATGAAAATGAGAATAAGAGAGGTTCGTCCAGACCAACCTGTCTATATTTATTGCCAGAACACCATGCGCAGTGGTCGTGCAGCTCAAATGTTAAAACGTAAAGGGTACACGCAGCTTTATCAACTAAAGGGCGGCTTCAAGCAATGGGGCGGTAAAATTAGAACGAAGAATTAA
- a CDS encoding GerAB/ArcD/ProY family transporter: MQNVTKILIPRQLFMMLILSTGLLNHVILIPNLLNAAGRDSWLGVLIAYPIGLVFLWLVYFITKNCSDKGFFAMVEKRFGKFVSALISMPVVVYLFLSAYVTFRDLMIWLNAYFLADASVTMINLIMILVCCVVTLGGIKYMAISSGFLLPLVMILGIFIAITNTSIKDPSLLFPLFSEGYTPVIEAIIYSLSGLLEIYLIVLLQPYSQSPIKFRHLFILITLLMGLILGPLTAAIMEFGPVESANFRYPAYEQWRVLNIGDYISHMDFFALYQWLSGAIIRIGLFIYLAAAFFTKKKKQYKLNPILVVGIYLIFFGVTWIEVETFYFYEFIYRYFLPACMAFFLFQILISALLIIVMRKREDSNGKHNQPG, translated from the coding sequence ATGCAGAACGTAACGAAAATCCTAATTCCAAGACAGCTATTCATGATGTTGATATTATCAACTGGGTTACTCAACCACGTTATCCTCATACCGAATCTATTAAATGCTGCGGGCAGGGACAGTTGGTTAGGTGTGCTCATAGCTTACCCAATCGGGCTGGTCTTTCTATGGTTGGTATATTTTATAACTAAGAACTGCTCTGATAAGGGATTTTTCGCAATGGTGGAAAAGCGATTTGGAAAATTTGTATCTGCATTAATTTCAATGCCGGTTGTTGTTTATCTTTTTTTGAGTGCATATGTTACCTTTAGAGATTTAATGATCTGGCTTAATGCTTACTTTCTAGCTGATGCTTCGGTTACGATGATTAATTTAATTATGATATTAGTCTGCTGTGTGGTGACACTTGGTGGAATAAAGTATATGGCTATTTCTAGCGGTTTTTTGCTTCCGTTAGTGATGATTTTAGGCATTTTCATCGCCATTACCAATACTTCCATTAAAGACCCAAGCCTATTGTTTCCGTTGTTTAGTGAAGGATACACACCAGTGATAGAAGCGATCATTTATTCTCTTTCAGGACTTCTTGAAATCTACCTTATCGTTTTATTACAACCTTATTCACAATCTCCAATTAAATTCAGGCATCTTTTCATTTTAATCACCTTATTAATGGGGTTAATCCTTGGTCCATTGACTGCTGCTATCATGGAGTTTGGCCCTGTTGAATCGGCAAATTTCCGCTATCCTGCATATGAACAATGGCGGGTCTTGAATATAGGTGATTATATTTCACACATGGATTTTTTTGCCCTTTATCAATGGTTAAGTGGGGCCATTATAAGAATTGGTTTGTTTATCTATCTTGCTGCTGCTTTTTTCACCAAAAAGAAAAAGCAGTATAAGTTGAACCCTATCTTGGTTGTGGGGATTTATCTGATTTTTTTCGGTGTTACGTGGATAGAAGTGGAGACTTTTTATTTCTATGAGTTTATTTACCGTTATTTTTTACCAGCATGCATGGCATTTTTTCTATTCCAAATACTAATATCAGCCTTACTGATAATAGTTATGAGGAAAAGAGAGGATTCAAATGGAAAACACAACCAACCTGGATAA
- the gcvPA gene encoding aminomethyl-transferring glycine dehydrogenase subunit GcvPA, which translates to MKHRYLPMTDQDIQEMLQVIGVQNIDELFSDIPESVRFDGELKIKQAKSESELMRELSELAAKNKDLRKHASFLGAGVYDHYMPVIVDHVISRSEFYTAYTPYQPEISQGELQAIFEFQTMICELTGMDVANSSMYDGPTAFAEAAMLACGHTKKKKVLISGAVHPEAKAVVTSYAKGQYVEVVEIPTKNGVTDVAALEEMMSSDVAAVMVQYPNFFGQVEPLQEIEKLAHTDKGMFVVSSNPLALGALTPPGKFGADIVTGDAQPFGIPTQFGGPHCGYFAVTTKLMRKVPGRLVGQTVDEEGQRGFVLTLQAREQHIRRDKATSNICSNQALNALAASVAMTALGKKGVKEMAVQNIQKAQYAKRSLEAAGLEVTFSGPFFNEFVVKLYTPIKEVNRKLLEKGLIGGYDLGTYYPELENHMLLAVTELRTKEEIDTLAREMGAHQQ; encoded by the coding sequence ATGAAACATCGTTATTTACCGATGACAGACCAAGACATCCAAGAAATGCTGCAAGTAATAGGTGTGCAAAATATTGACGAACTATTTTCAGACATCCCGGAAAGCGTCCGCTTTGACGGAGAATTGAAAATCAAACAAGCAAAATCCGAATCAGAATTGATGCGCGAGTTAAGTGAGCTTGCTGCTAAAAATAAAGACCTTAGAAAACACGCTTCCTTCTTAGGTGCTGGCGTATACGATCATTACATGCCAGTAATCGTGGACCATGTTATCTCCCGTTCTGAATTTTACACAGCTTACACACCTTACCAGCCTGAGATCTCACAAGGGGAACTGCAAGCAATCTTTGAATTCCAAACTATGATTTGTGAACTAACAGGCATGGACGTGGCTAACTCCTCCATGTATGACGGTCCAACTGCCTTTGCAGAAGCGGCGATGCTTGCATGCGGTCATACGAAAAAGAAAAAAGTGCTTATCTCAGGGGCTGTACATCCTGAAGCTAAAGCAGTTGTAACATCTTACGCAAAAGGTCAATATGTCGAAGTAGTGGAAATTCCAACGAAAAACGGAGTAACCGATGTAGCGGCTCTTGAAGAAATGATGTCCTCTGACGTTGCAGCAGTTATGGTTCAATATCCAAACTTCTTTGGTCAAGTCGAGCCTCTACAAGAAATTGAAAAATTAGCACATACAGATAAAGGAATGTTTGTGGTTTCTTCTAATCCATTGGCACTTGGCGCGTTGACTCCTCCGGGGAAATTTGGCGCTGATATCGTAACAGGTGATGCACAACCATTCGGTATCCCGACACAATTCGGAGGACCTCACTGTGGTTATTTTGCGGTGACAACTAAATTGATGCGTAAAGTTCCTGGTAGATTAGTAGGACAAACGGTGGATGAGGAAGGTCAACGCGGATTCGTTCTGACGCTTCAAGCGCGTGAGCAACATATCCGTCGTGACAAAGCGACATCTAACATTTGTTCCAATCAGGCATTGAATGCACTAGCTGCTTCCGTTGCCATGACGGCACTGGGCAAAAAAGGTGTTAAAGAGATGGCTGTACAAAACATCCAAAAAGCGCAATATGCGAAACGTTCTTTGGAAGCAGCAGGTCTTGAAGTAACATTCAGCGGTCCGTTCTTCAATGAGTTTGTTGTGAAGCTGTACACTCCAATCAAAGAAGTCAACCGCAAGCTTCTTGAAAAAGGATTAATCGGTGGTTATGACTTGGGCACTTACTATCCTGAGCTTGAAAACCATATGCTGCTTGCAGTTACAGAACTGCGCACGAAAGAGGAAATCGACACACTAGCGAGAGAAATGGGGGCTCATCAACAATGA
- a CDS encoding DinB family protein — MYYEQTYKAREELLELLEGISEEQLHQKHENLWTVSQNVEHLYLIENKITNGLRKAIEVKNEVEEKDLPLAKMLANRTYKVEAPEDIVPSEHPYTKAELVELLEQSRNNLNTFIQEVDEEALHKYGFNHRWIGDLSAQQWVQLIGFHERRHIEQINQTLNNTVQ; from the coding sequence ATGTACTATGAGCAAACCTACAAAGCAAGAGAAGAGCTACTTGAACTATTAGAAGGGATCTCAGAAGAACAACTGCACCAAAAGCACGAAAACCTCTGGACAGTCTCACAAAACGTAGAGCACTTATATTTAATTGAAAACAAAATTACCAACGGCTTAAGAAAAGCGATTGAAGTCAAAAATGAAGTAGAAGAAAAAGATTTACCTCTAGCGAAAATGCTGGCGAATAGAACATATAAGGTGGAAGCGCCAGAAGACATCGTACCATCCGAACACCCTTATACGAAAGCAGAACTAGTTGAGTTGTTGGAGCAATCCAGAAACAACTTGAACACATTCATCCAAGAAGTGGACGAGGAAGCATTACATAAATACGGGTTCAATCATCGTTGGATCGGGGACCTTTCCGCACAGCAATGGGTACAGTTAATCGGTTTCCATGAGCGCCGTCACATTGAGCAGATCAACCAAACATTAAACAACACCGTCCAATAA
- the gcvPB gene encoding aminomethyl-transferring glycine dehydrogenase subunit GcvPB codes for MKKQNQPLIFEMSREGRIGYSLPENDVPEVDLAELFPSEYIREEAPELPEVSELDIMRHYTALSNRNHGVDSGFYPLGSCTMKYNPKINENVARFPGFAHIHPLQDESTVQGALELMHDLQEHLIEITGMDEVTLQPAAGAHGEWTGLMMIRAFHEANNDHNRTKVIVPDSAHGTNPASATVAGLETITVKSDENGLVDLEDLRRVVGEDTAALMLTNPNTLGLFEENILEMARIVHDAGGKLYYDGANLNAVLSKARPGDMGFDVVHLNLHKTFTGPHGGGGPGSGPVGVKADLIPYLPKPLVVKKEDGTFGFDYDRPQSIGRVKPFYGNFGINVRAYTYIRSMGPDGLKAVTEYAVLNANYMMRRLAEHYDLPFDRHCKHEFVLSGKRQKKLGVRTLDIAKRLLDFGYHPPTIYFPLNVEECIMIEPTETESKETLDSFIEAMIQIAREAEENPEVVQEAPHTTVIKRLDETLAARKPVLRYQKEA; via the coding sequence ATGAAAAAGCAAAATCAACCACTCATTTTTGAAATGTCCAGAGAAGGTCGTATCGGATACAGCCTGCCTGAAAACGATGTACCAGAAGTAGATTTAGCGGAACTTTTCCCAAGCGAATACATTCGCGAGGAAGCGCCAGAACTACCGGAAGTTTCCGAACTTGATATTATGCGCCACTATACAGCATTAAGTAATCGTAACCACGGTGTAGACTCTGGCTTCTACCCGCTAGGATCTTGTACGATGAAATACAACCCGAAAATAAATGAAAACGTGGCACGCTTCCCAGGATTCGCGCATATCCATCCCCTACAGGATGAGTCCACTGTGCAAGGTGCTTTGGAATTGATGCACGACTTGCAAGAACATTTGATTGAAATCACGGGAATGGACGAAGTGACACTTCAACCAGCGGCTGGAGCACACGGTGAGTGGACAGGTCTAATGATGATTCGTGCCTTCCATGAAGCAAATAATGACCATAACCGTACAAAAGTTATCGTTCCTGACTCTGCACACGGAACAAACCCGGCGTCTGCAACAGTAGCTGGTCTTGAAACCATTACCGTAAAATCCGACGAAAACGGCTTGGTAGACTTAGAGGATCTTCGCAGAGTAGTAGGGGAAGACACGGCTGCTTTGATGCTGACCAACCCGAACACACTTGGTCTTTTTGAAGAGAATATTTTAGAAATGGCCCGCATTGTCCACGATGCAGGCGGAAAGCTTTATTATGATGGAGCGAACCTGAATGCAGTACTAAGCAAAGCGCGTCCTGGTGACATGGGCTTTGATGTGGTTCACTTGAACTTGCATAAAACATTTACAGGCCCTCACGGTGGCGGTGGCCCTGGTTCCGGTCCAGTCGGCGTAAAAGCTGACTTAATTCCTTACTTGCCAAAACCACTTGTGGTGAAAAAAGAAGACGGCACGTTCGGTTTCGATTACGACCGTCCACAATCTATCGGCCGCGTGAAGCCGTTCTACGGTAACTTCGGCATTAATGTTCGTGCTTACACGTATATCCGTTCTATGGGTCCAGATGGATTAAAAGCAGTAACGGAATATGCCGTACTGAATGCGAACTACATGATGCGCCGTCTGGCAGAGCACTACGACCTGCCGTTTGACAGACATTGTAAGCATGAGTTTGTACTGAGCGGTAAACGTCAGAAGAAACTGGGTGTGCGTACATTGGATATAGCTAAACGCCTGTTGGATTTCGGCTACCATCCACCAACCATTTACTTCCCACTGAATGTTGAGGAGTGCATCATGATCGAGCCGACAGAAACGGAATCAAAAGAAACATTAGATTCCTTCATTGAAGCGATGATTCAGATTGCCCGTGAAGCGGAAGAAAATCCGGAAGTGGTGCAAGAAGCACCTCATACAACTGTGATTAAGAGATTGGACGAAACGTTGGCAGCCCGTAAACCGGTGTTGCGTTATCAGAAGGAAGCGTGA
- a CDS encoding Ger(x)C family spore germination protein, with translation MKCKGAISILLCIILLTGCGGIKNIQDLTYIVAIGMDYDEAEEEYIVYLQGLNFANVAKQEGGKPVEKIPSFVGSARGKTLNLAVSELYGKSDPPIYFGHVKTLILSQRVINSKSKEVLEEIARNKSLRHRLRIVTTEESIEEIFNIKALFNYPAVYTVLFKDKANGLAQDELQPTSLLLFLRSYYEPMGVAKIPTVTIDTSSWVSEKEFPVLFYDGYSVFQQQSFVKNITLEDAVLLDWMVEKNIALNRPVKDKEELIAAVKLSSPKMKITYEKDKSEPVFSLEISARADLLEKLRDISADELKTLLEEELKMQIIHLYEKGVDSKLDLLNAGEKWYRKDREAFKELEDSKHFYLKKDSLKKVKVDIQIFHFNSYEYEKN, from the coding sequence TTGAAATGTAAAGGAGCAATCTCCATTTTGTTGTGTATAATTTTGCTAACAGGGTGTGGAGGCATAAAAAATATCCAGGATCTAACTTACATTGTGGCAATTGGAATGGACTATGATGAAGCGGAAGAGGAGTATATCGTGTACCTTCAAGGGCTGAACTTTGCAAATGTGGCAAAGCAAGAAGGAGGGAAGCCAGTTGAAAAAATTCCTAGCTTTGTTGGATCGGCAAGAGGTAAAACGTTAAATCTTGCTGTTAGTGAGTTGTATGGTAAGTCCGATCCTCCTATCTATTTCGGTCATGTGAAAACACTTATTCTTAGTCAGCGTGTAATAAATAGTAAATCTAAGGAAGTTTTAGAGGAGATTGCAAGAAATAAATCTCTTAGGCATAGATTGAGGATTGTAACGACAGAAGAGAGTATTGAAGAAATTTTTAACATAAAAGCACTTTTCAATTATCCTGCTGTTTATACAGTTCTATTTAAAGATAAGGCAAATGGGTTGGCACAGGATGAGTTGCAACCAACCTCACTTTTACTTTTCTTAAGGTCCTATTATGAACCAATGGGAGTGGCGAAAATACCTACTGTAACCATCGATACAAGCTCATGGGTATCAGAAAAGGAATTTCCTGTTCTTTTTTATGATGGATACTCAGTCTTTCAACAGCAATCGTTTGTTAAAAATATTACTTTGGAAGATGCCGTACTTCTCGATTGGATGGTGGAAAAGAATATAGCTTTAAATCGACCTGTTAAAGATAAGGAAGAATTAATCGCGGCAGTAAAGCTATCCAGCCCGAAAATGAAGATTACTTACGAAAAAGATAAATCCGAACCAGTCTTCTCCCTAGAAATTTCTGCCCGAGCCGATTTGCTGGAGAAATTAAGGGATATATCTGCAGACGAGCTAAAAACACTATTGGAAGAAGAATTAAAAATGCAAATCATACATCTCTATGAAAAAGGGGTAGATAGCAAACTTGATTTATTAAATGCAGGAGAGAAATGGTATCGAAAAGATCGAGAGGCTTTTAAGGAATTAGAAGACTCCAAACATTTTTACCTCAAAAAAGATTCCTTGAAAAAAGTAAAAGTCGATATTCAAATTTTCCATTTTAATAGCTATGAATACGAAAAGAATTAA
- a CDS encoding lipoate--protein ligase family protein, which produces MTKETWRFIDSQNQSPAFNMALDEKLLEWHSEGLIPPTIRFYGWKPATLSVGYFQKVEKEINMERVKELGLGFVRRPTGGRGVLHDKELTYSVIVSEEHPEMPQTVTEAYRVISEGILEGFKALGLDAYFAIPRTEEEKQGLKNPRSSVCFDAPSWYELVVEGRKVAGSAQTRQKGVILQHGSILLDIDEDLLFSLFNYPSERVKERMQKNFKNKAVAINALRETPVTIEEAKKAFYDGFEKGLNITLEPHELTEAELAEVHAIMEKKYSTDEWNYKR; this is translated from the coding sequence ATGACGAAGGAAACTTGGAGATTTATTGATTCACAAAATCAATCTCCAGCATTTAATATGGCGCTTGATGAGAAGTTATTAGAATGGCATAGCGAAGGTTTAATTCCTCCGACTATCCGTTTCTATGGGTGGAAACCTGCGACACTATCTGTCGGTTATTTTCAAAAGGTAGAAAAAGAAATAAATATGGAACGTGTGAAAGAGTTAGGTCTAGGATTTGTAAGGAGACCAACAGGCGGACGGGGTGTCCTTCATGACAAAGAATTAACATATAGTGTCATTGTCTCGGAAGAACACCCAGAGATGCCTCAAACTGTCACAGAGGCTTACAGAGTTATTTCAGAAGGCATTTTAGAAGGATTTAAGGCACTTGGACTGGATGCATACTTTGCGATTCCGAGAACAGAAGAGGAAAAGCAAGGGTTGAAGAATCCGCGTTCATCTGTATGTTTTGATGCACCATCCTGGTATGAGCTTGTAGTCGAGGGTAGAAAGGTTGCCGGCAGTGCACAAACTCGTCAAAAGGGTGTCATCCTGCAACACGGTTCCATTCTACTAGATATTGATGAAGACTTACTTTTTAGTCTGTTCAATTATCCAAGTGAGCGAGTGAAAGAACGAATGCAGAAGAATTTCAAAAATAAAGCGGTGGCAATCAATGCCCTTCGCGAAACTCCCGTAACAATTGAAGAAGCAAAAAAAGCTTTTTATGATGGATTTGAAAAAGGATTGAACATTACGCTTGAGCCACATGAGCTGACAGAAGCGGAACTGGCTGAAGTACATGCCATAATGGAAAAGAAATATTCCACAGATGAGTGGAATTATAAAAGATAA